The genomic interval GATAAAACggtaattttagatattttataaataataaaaaaatattaaatattaataaataataataataaaataataaataataataatatattttcccTACCCACACAATCAAAtctataaaacataataaataaagagcACTTATACTCACATACCTCTTTCCCTCGTGCATCACACGAAAAGCGTGATATGacttttcttattcttcttcttcttcttttttttttgagttaaacGTGCGTTTAgataaaatatccaaattatcagtgggtttcgattttttttcttatacctTGTAATCTCACAGTTGTTTCCGTTCAACCTCATAGTTCACAGGCATTTTCGTTTTTATTATAACAAGTGCGTTGATCTGAGCCAGCTTCTCGTAACAAAGCATATTGTTTTTGTGCTTTCAACAGTTGTGATTTCTTTTGGATCAAAATGGGACAGTTTGTGCTTCATCTGGGGTGTCTGCTTTTGAGTTTACTTCTGATTTTTATTGATCTGGTTAAGCTTCTCTTTAGTTTTTACTTGATTTGCCCATGAGAGAGGAATTTCTGGTGATAGGTTTCGGGGGTAGGGATTTCTTCGAGGAGGGTGAGGTTTCACGAGAGAGGGActttgagttttcaaattttcagatttaggGAGCTAGTTGGATCGGACTTCAAATTGATTCGGTTTGCCATGTAAGATTCGTGTGGCGTGTGATGAGTTAAACcggattataaataaattttttctaaaaagaagaataaattttaaagagTAATCACTATTTCGCTGCATCCGGATGCACACTTGACGTATCTATCAAACAATGTATTACGTTAAGAGTGACTGGTGTAGTCggacgagagagagagctaatgGATGAAAGAGACCTAAGGAGGAAAAGAGACAGAAGAGGGCTGGttcgttttatatataataataaaaacacaatTGCCACGTAGGAAATTGCACACCTACGGGCTGAAAtaaaggctgcgtttggatcatagaatactctcaactcatttcaactcatcattacaattttttcaaattccaacacaaaatataataaacaattcaacttaatcaaatctcaaaataataataatattaaaaaataatattctaataatattttatcatctcaattcaattcaattcaactcactttaacatccaaactcacccaaAATATcctttctcatctctctctcccccggTCCACCCGCACTGCATGACACCCTTCTTGGAAATTATTACAAAAACTGTATAATATATCAGGAAAGATTTGAACTTTTGGAACACTGGTGAACGCGCAGCTGTTTCAAGAAGGAAAAATcgaataaaataatagaaaaataattgtcATACTTTTGGGAATCTAGtctcaatattattattctactTCTCCAGAGCAGCCAAAAGAAAGAGCATAAATTGAtcgtcaaatttaattttataaaaattcatcAGAAAGCCGAGGAAAATAGTAAAGAACCTTTCTACCAGAGTGCGTGCGACTGAGCCATGTACAGTTCGAAGAGATAGCAGCAGGTTATGAAGTCTCAGAATCGAATCCGAGCAGGTTCTTATCTTGCACTTACTCACCAACCCAGTTTGTCAATTCGTTCATCTTTGAGAACCCAGATGATAAGATCTTGATTTCCattatattctctctttttttagttttattccaTTTTCAGGTGATTTCTAGAAATTTACTCTCGGCTCTAATAACTAGTAGATGACGAAATACATGCCTGTGTCTGCAGATTGATCACTGGCTTTGATCATGAATCTGAAAAGAGGTGACTTTTTTTCTTGGAGAACTGGAGGTTGTGTGCGGCAAGTTTACCATGGGTGTAGTTCgtgattttcttttggaaaagaaaattgaaatttcctTGTTAGATTGGCGGTTGATTCATTAAAGGTGGTTGTTTAGATGGTACTGGCATATAACACATTTTAATCCTCTCCAAAACCCCTTAGGGTTTAAAGTGAGAAACTGGGTTTCCTTTCACAATCCAGATGGGGGTTTCTCTTTCTATGTTTGTAAGAATCAAGCTGATCCTGTTATTGGGTAGTCGTAGTTAAGTCTTATTCTTGAATGTGATGACCCTTAAAATTGATGCTTGATGCACAGATAAGCCAGCAATTCATTGGCTTGGGTTTGTAGAACTTTTGATACTGCCCATTTGATCTTTTTGGAAAGAGACTATAAttcaaaccctttttttttcagtCTAAGAGCTGTTACTCTTTTGTTTCATCTGAACCCCACACTTTTCTCTGGATTCCAGCAATGGTGGAAAAGGGCATGCTTCCCTCGAGGTTTCTTTTCTACTTAGTAACCATTTCTATGTTCCTTTTGATCCTTTCATCTGTGTTCCTTCTCGAATTTAGAAATACTTCCATCATACCCACATCGGTATTTAAGCTTTTCCTTGTTAATAGCTCATCAGCTGACATCAAACCCAATATCAGAAGTGAACAAACGACACTTCCTTTGATCCCTTCTGGGGATACACAAATTAATTCTGAAAGGTCCATGAGAAGTGGAAGATTGGGATGTCAGGTGAACAATTCGAGTAGGGAAATCTCTTCTCTAGGAAAGCATAGAAATATTGTCTGCGATGCTACTCAGGCTCTCTTGAGAGTGTTTATGTACAACTTGCCTCCGGAATTCCACTTTGGACTGGTGGGTTGGAAGGGGAGGGTGAATCAGACATGGCCAAATGTCAATAACCCAAGTCGGATCCCATCATACCCAGGTGGGCTGAATTTACAACACAGTATAGAGTACTGGCTTACCCTTGATCTTTTGTCTTCGAACACCCCAAATGTTGTTAGATCCTGCACCGCCATAAGAGTGAAGAATTCAAGTCTAGCAGATGTCATTTTTGTTCCATTCTTCTCATCTTTGAGTTACAACAGGCATTCTAAGCTTCATCGCAAGGAGAAAGTTAGTCTTAACCAGATATTGCAGGAAAAATTGGTTAAGTTTTTGAAGGGTCAGGAAGAATGGAAGCGATTGGGTGGAAAGGATCATCTAATTATTGCCCACCATCCAAATAGCATGTTAGATGCAAGAAGCAAGTTGGGTTCAGCCATGTTTGTACTCGCAGATTTTGGAAGATACCCAGGTGACATTGCGAATCTTGGGAAGGACATAATTGCTCCTTACAGGCATTTAGTGAGGACCATCCCCAATGGCGAATCAGCCCCATTTGATAAACGTCCTATATTGGCATATTTCCAAGGGGCAATATACAGGAAAGATGTGAGTTGTCCTTTTCCCGTTTACTATCAATTATTCAACAATTCGTTCTGTTACTGCTTCCTTTAGATACCTCCCTTCTTTGTATAGACTTATTCTATCCCCAAAGCGTGGAATTAATACTACATGCttttatgcatttttattcttgttGGAATTGTGTTGAGAAGAATCAGACATATTATGAAATGCTGCATGATTAGCTTGTAGAATCCTGGATTTGGTATTCCTATCAAAAAAGAATCCTGTATTTGGTATTGGAAATTGGGAGTGACTTCAAATGTGATTCAGACCCCAGAATAACTGCAGTTTAAAGGAGATCACTCAAATTTTTTTGTACTTCGTGAATTAAGGCgataaattctgataaaaaattgaaaagatgaCAGGGTAACATTTTGATCATTGGTTTGTATTACAGCTGgcatttatttatgatttttgtcCGAGTTGCTTCTAATAACtgtaaaaatacaacaaatataGGGGAAGGGCAGGGGGAAAGAGGATTTCTGAGTATCAATCTGGTTTGAATCTcatataataaacacaataaaagaaaatctttactgaacaaaaaaaaaaaaaaacacaatgaaAGTGTTTCTTGGCCAATCTACAAGAATGTCCTGAATTAAATGGTTAGGATTATTTTGTTGATTGAAATGCTGTTTG from Juglans regia cultivar Chandler chromosome 2, Walnut 2.0, whole genome shotgun sequence carries:
- the LOC108995471 gene encoding probable arabinosyltransferase ARAD1, encoding MVEKGMLPSRFLFYLVTISMFLLILSSVFLLEFRNTSIIPTSVFKLFLVNSSSADIKPNIRSEQTTLPLIPSGDTQINSERSMRSGRLGCQVNNSSREISSLGKHRNIVCDATQALLRVFMYNLPPEFHFGLVGWKGRVNQTWPNVNNPSRIPSYPGGLNLQHSIEYWLTLDLLSSNTPNVVRSCTAIRVKNSSLADVIFVPFFSSLSYNRHSKLHRKEKVSLNQILQEKLVKFLKGQEEWKRLGGKDHLIIAHHPNSMLDARSKLGSAMFVLADFGRYPGDIANLGKDIIAPYRHLVRTIPNGESAPFDKRPILAYFQGAIYRKDGGIIRQELFYLLKDEKDIHFTFGSIRANGINSAGQGMSSSKFCLNIAGDTPSSNRLFDAIASHCVPVIISDQIELPFEDVLDYSEFCLFVRGSDAVKKGYLLKLLRGIKQDKWTRMWEKLREIAHHFEYQYPSKPGDAVDMIWEEVSRKISSIRFKLHRNNRYSRSQFRLQNDSFS